Proteins from one Rhodanobacteraceae bacterium genomic window:
- a CDS encoding OmpA family protein, with protein sequence MRLRPDARAGITKTGELKMKRTLLCAALAATMALPLVASAAPREEGQWYISPKLGYGWADQDRLSDDGLYLGLGVGYVFSENWTVEAELGNHEFDKDEGAGAPLEWRQTAVTASIRHLFDMDKIHPYLGIALGVAENRVDNVPIEGDWGWHIGAIGGWEYDLTDSGALRFELAHKYSDFHSDDLEEGFWDTTVSVGFSHYFGGEAAPPPPPPPAPPPPPPPPPAPPEEPVKPLPVSITLNGVNFDFDKCTLRADAIAILDEAVRVLNGNEIRVEVAGHTDAVGTDAYNQKLSECRAKVVGDYLTGHGVSGAKISAVNGYGESKPIDTNDTAEGRARNRRTDLNVQ encoded by the coding sequence TTGCGACTGCGGCCGGATGCCCGGGCTGGAATCACGAAAACTGGAGAGCTGAAGATGAAAAGGACGCTTTTGTGCGCCGCGCTTGCGGCGACAATGGCCCTTCCGCTGGTCGCCTCGGCGGCGCCGCGTGAAGAAGGCCAGTGGTACATCTCGCCGAAGTTGGGATATGGCTGGGCGGACCAGGATCGTCTGTCCGACGATGGTCTGTACCTCGGCCTTGGAGTCGGCTACGTTTTCAGCGAGAACTGGACCGTGGAAGCCGAACTCGGCAACCACGAGTTCGACAAGGATGAGGGCGCCGGTGCGCCGCTCGAGTGGCGCCAGACAGCCGTCACCGCGTCCATTCGGCACCTCTTCGACATGGACAAGATCCATCCGTACCTGGGCATCGCCCTGGGAGTTGCGGAAAATCGGGTGGACAACGTTCCCATCGAGGGCGATTGGGGCTGGCACATTGGCGCGATCGGCGGCTGGGAATACGACCTGACCGATTCCGGCGCGCTGCGTTTCGAGCTGGCCCACAAGTACAGCGACTTCCACAGCGACGACCTCGAAGAGGGTTTCTGGGACACGACTGTGTCGGTCGGCTTCTCGCATTACTTCGGCGGTGAAGCCGCCCCGCCGCCGCCGCCGCCGCCGGCTCCGCCACCGCCGCCGCCGCCGCCGCCGGCTCCGCCAGAAGAGCCGGTCAAGCCGCTGCCGGTGTCGATCACGCTGAACGGCGTGAACTTCGACTTCGACAAGTGCACCCTGCGCGCGGACGCGATCGCGATCCTCGACGAGGCAGTGCGCGTGCTGAACGGCAACGAGATCCGCGTCGAAGTCGCCGGTCATACCGACGCCGTCGGCACCGATGCCTACAACCAGAAGCTGTCCGAGTGCCGCGCCAAGGTGGTCGGTGACTACCTCACCGGTCATGGCGTCTCCGGCGCCAAGATCTCGGCGGTTAACGGCTACGGCGAATCCAAGCCGATCGACACCAACGACACGGCCGAAGGTCGCGCGCGTAACCGTCGTACGGACCTGAACGTGCAGTAA
- a CDS encoding succinylglutamate desuccinylase/aspartoacylase family protein, whose translation MSLGALIFALALAQAADPAAAATGTPQPASNPATATSPSGAAGGPPQDAASPAATAPEVGASPAPSAGLAAPVDATAQDTAPAANPAGDTLESTPEPPPDLALELLGKRIEPGTRARVYWRSGATFLGDSMQVPVTVIHGAKPGPVLCLTGAIHGDELNGVEVIRRVLGTLDAVELVGTVIGVPIINMAGFSRGSRYLPDRRDLNRFFPGNPNGSSASRIAHDFFDKIARRCTAIVDFHTGSFDRANLPQVRGDLRLSSVVDLTRGFGATSVLHTPGAPGMLRRAATDAGIPAVTFEIGAPVRLEPIEIEHGVTAIETLMNNLGMTQRVRQWREPQPIFYESRWVRVTRPGMLFSDVKLGDRVRQGQRLGRVVNPLNDEASELVSPVRGRIIGMALNQVVMPGYAAFHVGEEASEAQVIRDAASAPAAPEEAETMDEGAPVAPTEGSTEQVEEYAPEGNGDATE comes from the coding sequence ATGTCGCTCGGCGCACTGATCTTCGCGCTCGCGCTGGCGCAAGCAGCCGATCCGGCCGCGGCAGCCACCGGTACGCCGCAGCCGGCCAGCAATCCGGCCACGGCGACATCGCCCTCCGGCGCGGCCGGGGGCCCGCCACAAGACGCGGCGTCGCCGGCCGCAACCGCGCCCGAGGTCGGGGCGAGCCCCGCACCCTCGGCTGGTCTGGCAGCGCCAGTCGATGCCACCGCGCAAGACACGGCGCCTGCCGCCAACCCTGCGGGCGACACCCTGGAAAGCACCCCCGAGCCGCCGCCCGACCTCGCGCTCGAACTGCTCGGCAAACGCATCGAACCCGGCACCCGGGCGCGGGTCTACTGGCGCTCCGGCGCCACCTTCCTCGGCGATTCGATGCAAGTGCCGGTGACCGTGATCCACGGCGCCAAACCCGGCCCGGTCCTGTGCCTGACCGGCGCGATCCACGGCGACGAGCTGAACGGCGTGGAAGTGATCCGCCGGGTCCTCGGCACGCTCGACGCCGTCGAACTGGTCGGCACCGTGATCGGCGTGCCGATCATCAACATGGCCGGGTTCTCGCGCGGTTCGCGCTACCTGCCGGATCGACGCGACCTGAACCGTTTCTTCCCGGGCAATCCGAACGGCAGCAGCGCCTCGCGCATCGCCCACGACTTCTTCGACAAGATCGCGCGCCGCTGTACCGCGATCGTCGATTTCCACACCGGTTCCTTCGACCGCGCCAACCTGCCGCAGGTGCGCGGCGACCTGCGCCTGTCGAGCGTGGTCGACCTCACACGCGGCTTCGGGGCCACTTCGGTACTGCACACGCCCGGCGCACCCGGCATGCTCCGCCGCGCCGCCACCGATGCCGGCATCCCCGCAGTCACCTTCGAGATCGGCGCGCCGGTGCGCCTTGAGCCGATCGAGATCGAGCATGGCGTGACCGCGATAGAAACCCTGATGAACAATCTCGGCATGACCCAGCGGGTGCGCCAATGGCGTGAGCCGCAGCCGATCTTCTACGAGTCTCGCTGGGTGCGCGTGACGCGGCCCGGAATGCTGTTCAGCGACGTCAAGCTGGGCGACCGCGTGCGCCAGGGCCAGCGTCTCGGGCGCGTGGTCAACCCGCTCAACGACGAGGCCTCGGAGCTCGTGTCGCCGGTACGCGGCCGCATCATCGGCATGGCACTGAACCAGGTGGTGATGCCCGGCTATGCGGCTTTCCACGTCGGCGAGGAAGCCTCGGAGGCGCAGGTGATCCGCGATGCGGCGAGCGCACCGGCGGCGCCGGAGGAAGCCGAGACCATGGACGAAGGCGCGCCCGTGGCGCCGACCGAAGGCTCCACCGAGCAGGTCGAGGAGTACGCTCCCGAAGGCAACGGCGACGCGACCGAATAG
- a CDS encoding PilZ domain-containing protein, translating to MSPRRSVRKRTREAILVTNAMTGNTLGRIGNLSVDGMMLITPAPIGEGCLYQVQLLLRDEQGQQRRLELGIQCLWSEAARTERTYWAGCRIIDIAPSEQQILDAWVERATDTV from the coding sequence ATGAGTCCCAGACGTTCGGTGCGCAAGCGCACGCGCGAGGCGATCCTGGTCACCAATGCGATGACCGGAAACACTCTGGGCAGGATCGGCAACCTGTCGGTGGACGGCATGATGCTGATCACCCCCGCGCCGATCGGCGAAGGCTGTCTCTACCAGGTGCAACTGCTGCTGCGCGACGAGCAAGGCCAGCAGCGCCGTCTGGAACTCGGCATCCAGTGCCTGTGGAGCGAGGCTGCGCGCACCGAGCGCACTTACTGGGCCGGTTGCCGGATCATCGACATCGCGCCGTCCGAGCAGCAGATCCTGGACGCCTGGGTGGAGCGCGCAACCGATACCGTCTGA
- a CDS encoding transcriptional repressor produces the protein MHCSHPEHRHASADMLGRLELACAERGLRLTEMRRRVFELIADSGRPVKAYDLLAKVGRQGTGPAAPPTVYRALDFLMANGFVHRLETLNAYVPCPHPEAEAHGSQFLICEECQETLELDAGDVAERLRDHARQRGFEPRRHVIEIYGLCARCRSAH, from the coding sequence ATGCATTGCAGCCATCCGGAACATCGACACGCCAGCGCCGACATGCTCGGGCGCCTCGAATTGGCCTGCGCGGAGCGTGGCCTGCGCCTGACCGAGATGCGCCGCCGCGTTTTCGAACTGATCGCGGACAGCGGCCGGCCGGTCAAGGCCTACGATCTCCTGGCGAAGGTAGGCAGGCAGGGGACCGGCCCGGCAGCGCCCCCCACGGTCTACCGGGCACTCGACTTCCTGATGGCCAACGGCTTCGTGCACCGGCTGGAAACGCTCAATGCCTACGTCCCCTGCCCCCACCCCGAAGCCGAGGCGCACGGCAGCCAGTTCCTGATCTGCGAGGAATGCCAGGAGACATTGGAACTGGACGCGGGAGACGTTGCCGAGCGCCTGCGGGACCACGCGCGCCAGCGCGGCTTCGAGCCGCGCCGGCATGTCATCGAGATCTACGGGCTTTGCGCGCGATGTCGCTCGGCGCACTGA
- a CDS encoding formate--tetrahydrofolate ligase → MEAVKSDIEIARSTPLSAITDVAAKLQIPADAVLPYGAGMGKLSPAYIESLKDRADGKLVLVTAISPTPAGEGKTTTLIGLGDALNRIGQRTAICLREPSLGPCFGMKGGAAGGGWSQVVPMEQINLHFTGDFHAITSAHNLLAAMIDNHVHWGNALTLDRRRITWRRVMDMNDRALRSIISSLGGANNGYPREDGFDITVASEVMAVFCLSRDLRDLEERLGRMVIGYRRDKTAVTAAELKAPGAMTVLLKDALAPNLVQTLEGNPAFVHGGPFANIAHGCNSVIATRTALKLADFVVTEAGFGADLGAEKFFDIKCRKANLTPAAAVIVATMRALKMHGGVPKDQLAGENLPALRKGLANLDRHVRNVAKFGVPAVVAINTFPTDTDTEHELVRNYCREQLGVDAVVCRNWAEGGAGAEDLARAVVSLTATPAAMDGRGFRLLYPDNLPLWEKVRMIATEIYHAGDIIADRKIRDRFRELEAEGHRDLPVCIAKTQYSFSTDPDLLGAPSGHTVPIREVRLAAGAGFIVVICGEIMTMPGLPRSPAAERIHIDQDGLVQGLF, encoded by the coding sequence GTGGAAGCCGTGAAATCCGACATCGAGATCGCCCGTTCAACCCCGCTCAGTGCCATCACCGATGTCGCGGCCAAACTCCAGATCCCGGCGGACGCGGTGCTGCCCTACGGCGCGGGCATGGGCAAGTTGTCGCCGGCCTACATCGAGTCGCTGAAGGATCGCGCGGACGGCAAGCTGGTGCTGGTCACGGCAATCAGCCCAACGCCCGCGGGTGAGGGCAAGACGACCACGCTGATTGGCCTGGGCGATGCGCTCAACCGCATCGGCCAGCGCACCGCGATCTGCCTGCGCGAACCTTCGCTCGGGCCGTGCTTCGGCATGAAGGGCGGCGCCGCCGGCGGCGGCTGGTCGCAGGTGGTGCCGATGGAGCAGATCAACCTGCACTTCACCGGGGACTTCCATGCGATCACCTCGGCGCACAACCTGCTGGCGGCGATGATCGACAACCACGTGCACTGGGGGAACGCGCTGACGCTGGATCGCCGCCGCATCACCTGGCGGCGCGTGATGGACATGAACGACCGCGCGCTGCGCTCGATCATTTCCTCGCTTGGCGGCGCCAACAACGGCTACCCGCGCGAGGACGGTTTCGACATCACGGTCGCCTCCGAGGTCATGGCGGTGTTCTGCCTGTCGCGCGATTTGCGCGACCTGGAAGAACGCCTCGGCCGGATGGTGATCGGCTACCGCCGCGACAAGACCGCGGTGACCGCGGCCGAGCTGAAGGCGCCGGGCGCGATGACCGTGCTGCTGAAGGACGCGCTGGCGCCGAACCTGGTGCAGACGCTGGAAGGCAACCCGGCCTTCGTCCACGGCGGGCCTTTCGCCAACATTGCGCACGGCTGCAACTCGGTGATCGCCACGCGCACCGCGCTCAAGCTCGCCGACTTCGTGGTCACCGAGGCCGGCTTTGGCGCGGACCTCGGCGCCGAGAAGTTCTTCGACATCAAATGTCGCAAGGCAAACCTGACGCCGGCCGCGGCGGTGATCGTCGCCACCATGCGCGCGCTGAAGATGCACGGCGGCGTGCCCAAGGACCAGTTGGCCGGCGAGAATCTGCCCGCGCTGCGCAAGGGCCTGGCGAACCTGGACCGGCATGTGCGCAATGTCGCGAAGTTCGGCGTGCCCGCAGTGGTCGCGATCAACACCTTCCCGACCGACACCGATACCGAGCATGAACTGGTGCGCAACTACTGCCGCGAGCAGCTCGGCGTGGACGCGGTGGTCTGCCGCAATTGGGCCGAGGGCGGCGCGGGTGCCGAAGACCTGGCGCGTGCGGTGGTGTCGCTGACCGCCACGCCGGCCGCGATGGACGGCCGCGGTTTCCGCCTGCTCTACCCGGACAACCTGCCGCTGTGGGAAAAGGTGCGCATGATCGCCACCGAGATCTACCACGCCGGCGACATCATCGCCGACAGGAAGATCCGCGACCGCTTCCGCGAACTGGAAGCCGAGGGCCACCGCGACCTGCCGGTGTGCATCGCCAAGACCCAGTACTCCTTCTCCACCGACCCCGATCTGCTCGGCGCCCCGAGCGGCCACACCGTGCCGATCCGCGAAGTCCGCCTCGCCGCCGGCGCCGGCTTCATCGTCGTCATCTGCGGCGAGATCATGACCATGCCGGGTCTGCCGCGCTCACCTGCGGCGGAGCGGATTCATATCGACCAGGATGGGTTGGTGCAGGGGCTGTTCTAG
- a CDS encoding DUF4338 domain-containing protein, which produces MAAVIVPRYSAGPPRPTPEPIDREGEVLREEIVLAKQAFKAAIAEGTKEAVRRAHLEAKHADASRNLAALWRDFRAVGHRFRDQEPIDVAKIDPVLIPVRSREWTERVFRLARAYWSLPYSKGYGRRLRFVVYDQGHDAVIGILGLQSAPADLACRDRLFEGEEKLAWLNSTMDAYTVGAVPPYNDLLGGKLVAGMLSTTDIRRHYWAAYASRTSILRQERSQQPLLAVTTASAFGRSSIYNRLRCGDRLLAEPLGFTKGYGIVHLEALYPRIEAWLARRGEQVPAGFGNGPKVRWQNIQIAAHRLGLGSHVLAHGLGREVFLFRHAANLVPASVGKELPQLFGLSAERWASYWLEAYALPRHRRRPESTAGSGRAAVEQALRAFDSAVTT; this is translated from the coding sequence ATGGCAGCCGTCATCGTTCCGCGCTATTCGGCCGGACCCCCTCGACCCACTCCCGAACCCATTGATCGGGAAGGAGAAGTGCTGCGTGAGGAAATTGTCCTGGCCAAGCAGGCGTTCAAAGCGGCGATAGCAGAGGGCACCAAGGAGGCGGTTCGACGGGCGCATCTCGAGGCCAAGCATGCCGATGCCTCACGAAATCTGGCAGCGCTCTGGCGGGACTTCCGCGCCGTGGGCCACCGCTTTCGCGATCAAGAGCCGATTGACGTCGCGAAAATCGATCCAGTGCTCATACCGGTTCGGTCGCGTGAGTGGACCGAACGGGTCTTCCGCTTGGCCCGGGCGTACTGGAGCCTGCCCTACAGCAAGGGCTACGGGCGCAGGCTTCGATTCGTGGTGTACGACCAGGGCCACGACGCGGTCATCGGCATCCTCGGCCTTCAGTCGGCTCCTGCCGATCTGGCCTGCCGAGATCGGTTGTTCGAAGGCGAGGAGAAGCTGGCGTGGCTGAATTCGACCATGGACGCGTATACCGTCGGCGCTGTGCCGCCCTACAACGACCTGCTCGGCGGAAAGCTGGTAGCAGGAATGCTAAGCACTACCGATATTCGACGGCACTACTGGGCTGCGTACGCCTCGCGAACCTCGATCCTGCGCCAAGAGCGGTCCCAACAGCCTCTGCTTGCCGTGACTACCGCGAGCGCCTTCGGACGCAGTTCCATCTACAACCGACTTCGCTGCGGTGATCGTTTGCTGGCCGAGCCGCTGGGCTTCACCAAGGGCTACGGCATCGTGCACCTCGAAGCGCTGTATCCACGCATTGAGGCGTGGCTTGCGCGTCGTGGCGAGCAAGTGCCGGCCGGTTTCGGCAACGGTCCCAAAGTGCGGTGGCAAAACATTCAAATCGCCGCTCACCGCCTGGGTCTAGGCAGCCATGTGCTGGCGCATGGCTTGGGAAGGGAGGTCTTTCTTTTCCGCCACGCCGCTAATTTGGTTCCTGCTTCGGTAGGCAAGGAGTTGCCGCAACTCTTCGGCCTCAGCGCCGAACGCTGGGCGTCGTATTGGCTCGAAGCCTACGCCTTGCCCCGGCATCGGCGGCGGCCCGAGTCGACGGCGGGGTCGGGGCGTGCCGCAGTCGAACAGGCCTTGCGAGCCTTCGACTCGGCAGTGACAACCTAA
- a CDS encoding DUF1631 family protein, protein MVSRSVNAVLETAPLARLAQSGLPPRIRSLIEGAYHAAVPLIDSGLERAIDDLERDLRAHVDRTLHDDEQALCLSSLRELKNQRAEFIHRCNLAIQRPLVAMVRHHAAPGVISEELLVEPDPGGTREERTTLAQIAARAEIRAAAGLNGLAHRFAVIAGAPPIELDALALGPQQVCAAICLAASRLTLAPAHRMSLFRRIDKCLFGDAAALYAAINDFLVEHRVFAHLQTAPRVSAEAPTASTPASAPPPEPAQSPDLESSPVRLAPVEPAPTAGAAASIRASNREPARGEARTAPDAPLDLHFFRALRDAIAARRRAHAASEPAAERERSIADKLDVLAALGVMQSQAPAPVMVGGKWENRGIAHIRQDLLNLLRNRHGGVTPRLRDEDADSIEMVGLLFGRLLASFPGNSIRHALMSRLQIPILRVVLKDPGFFPRRTHSARHLLESICDALAHWIEDEDADRATLERLQGVVDRLLKEYSEQLVAFEQAQEEVDRIVGAMQKKAEIAERRHVEAARGREKLDLAQAAAEETVRELLQANAVPQAVRTLLENAWTDAVALALLRQGLDHPTTHERLELIDRLVRAFSQPAAQARAALEALRGALERGLAAIGFHDDAITAAWDELSRLATAPEAGDAAARSISTLLQQRPRLGGDARNGSDTDTSALAQVPANMMPGQGDAAERLRQLPLGTWLEFVPKSPAAPSRRRLCWFSAVTGRTVLLSPRGGKGEEHSLAQLAHELVSGRLRILQDGHDQLIDRAWREVVIALRDGIIGGSSA, encoded by the coding sequence ATGGTGAGTCGCAGCGTCAACGCGGTGCTGGAAACCGCGCCACTCGCCAGACTTGCGCAGTCGGGGCTCCCGCCACGAATTCGCAGCCTGATCGAGGGCGCCTACCACGCGGCGGTGCCGCTCATCGACAGCGGCCTCGAACGCGCCATCGACGATCTGGAACGCGATCTGCGCGCCCATGTCGACCGTACCCTGCACGACGATGAACAGGCCTTGTGTCTTTCCAGCCTGCGTGAGCTGAAGAACCAGCGTGCCGAGTTCATCCACCGATGCAATCTCGCCATCCAGCGTCCGCTGGTGGCCATGGTCCGCCACCACGCGGCGCCCGGGGTCATCAGCGAAGAGCTGCTGGTCGAGCCCGATCCCGGCGGCACTCGCGAAGAGCGAACCACCCTGGCACAGATCGCTGCGCGGGCCGAGATCCGCGCCGCGGCCGGGTTGAACGGCCTGGCGCACCGTTTCGCCGTGATCGCCGGTGCGCCGCCGATCGAACTCGACGCGCTCGCCCTCGGTCCGCAGCAGGTCTGTGCCGCGATCTGCCTCGCGGCGAGCCGGCTGACTCTGGCACCCGCGCATCGCATGTCGCTGTTCCGGCGCATCGACAAATGCCTGTTCGGCGATGCCGCTGCGTTGTACGCCGCGATCAACGACTTCCTGGTCGAGCATCGGGTGTTTGCGCACCTGCAGACAGCGCCGCGTGTGTCGGCCGAAGCGCCGACCGCCTCGACGCCCGCATCCGCGCCGCCGCCGGAGCCAGCGCAGTCGCCCGACCTTGAGTCCTCTCCCGTCAGGCTCGCTCCGGTCGAGCCTGCGCCCACAGCAGGGGCCGCAGCGAGCATCCGCGCTTCGAACCGGGAACCGGCTCGTGGCGAGGCGAGGACGGCGCCGGATGCCCCACTCGATCTGCATTTCTTCCGTGCACTGCGCGATGCCATCGCCGCGCGTCGGCGCGCCCATGCGGCGTCTGAACCAGCAGCGGAGCGCGAACGGTCGATTGCCGACAAGCTGGACGTATTGGCCGCGCTCGGCGTCATGCAGTCGCAGGCGCCAGCGCCGGTGATGGTTGGCGGGAAATGGGAGAACCGCGGCATTGCGCATATCCGGCAGGACCTCTTGAACCTTCTGCGCAATCGCCACGGTGGCGTCACGCCGCGATTGCGCGACGAAGATGCCGATTCGATCGAGATGGTCGGACTCCTGTTCGGGCGCCTGTTGGCGAGTTTCCCGGGCAACAGCATCCGCCACGCCTTGATGAGTCGCCTGCAGATTCCGATCTTGCGCGTGGTCCTCAAGGATCCCGGGTTCTTCCCGCGGCGCACGCATTCCGCGCGCCATCTGCTGGAGTCGATCTGCGACGCGCTCGCTCACTGGATCGAGGACGAGGATGCGGACCGCGCCACCCTGGAGCGACTGCAGGGGGTGGTTGATCGCCTGCTGAAGGAATACAGCGAGCAACTGGTCGCGTTCGAGCAGGCCCAGGAAGAGGTCGACCGCATCGTCGGTGCAATGCAGAAAAAGGCTGAGATTGCGGAGCGACGGCATGTCGAGGCTGCCCGCGGCCGCGAGAAGCTCGATCTCGCCCAGGCAGCTGCGGAAGAGACCGTGCGCGAACTGCTGCAAGCGAACGCCGTCCCGCAGGCGGTGCGTACGCTGCTCGAGAACGCGTGGACCGATGCCGTGGCGCTGGCGCTGTTGCGCCAGGGGCTGGACCATCCGACAACCCACGAGCGGCTGGAGCTGATCGATCGCCTGGTGCGTGCATTTTCGCAGCCCGCGGCGCAGGCGCGGGCTGCACTCGAAGCCCTGCGAGGAGCGCTCGAGCGAGGGCTGGCAGCCATCGGTTTCCACGACGATGCGATCACCGCAGCCTGGGATGAATTGTCCAGGCTGGCGACAGCGCCGGAGGCAGGCGACGCCGCGGCGCGCTCGATTTCCACATTGTTGCAGCAGCGTCCGCGCCTGGGTGGCGACGCGCGCAACGGCAGTGATACGGACACTTCGGCGCTCGCTCAGGTGCCGGCAAACATGATGCCCGGGCAGGGGGATGCTGCCGAGCGTCTGCGTCAGTTGCCGCTCGGCACCTGGCTTGAGTTTGTGCCGAAGTCCCCGGCGGCTCCGTCGCGCCGGCGCCTGTGCTGGTTCAGTGCAGTCACCGGGCGCACGGTCTTGCTCAGTCCCCGGGGTGGCAAGGGCGAGGAGCACAGTCTCGCGCAACTGGCCCACGAACTGGTTTCCGGAAGGCTGCGGATCCTGCAGGATGGACACGATCAGCTGATCGACCGTGCCTGGCGCGAGGTCGTGATCGCGCTGCGCGACGGGATCATTGGCGGGAGCAGCGCATGA